The genomic segment GAGAGTCAAAAACAAGAGCCAATTTCAATTTACTCCTGCATGCAGAATCcagaagcagaccattcagcccatcgagtctgcagcaaccaaccctctgaaagaacctaccgaggcccacttccCCAACCTATCCTGGAAATACCTCAAGGGAAAATTTATCGCacatcttctgtgctgtactgttctatgttctatctttggactgtgggaggaaactggagcacctggaggaaaccaccaACAGGGCAGACATGCCAACTAGACAAATTTCAAAAGATTGGAATAGAACCCAGATCCCCGTTAACCACTATGCCAATTGTAGAGAGGCTGAAATGAGTTGACTGCATTATGCCACATGCACCCAAATCTCCTCTTGCTGAAACTTCACTGATCGTTCATTTGTTTtggatattcagcaggtcaggaagTTGCAAAGAGGAGACTTGGTTGCCGTGTCCCAAAACACCTTGCATCCAATCTAATACTTTTGCTCTTGTCGTCCTTGATGTGATATAGGTTATGTACAAGTGAGCTCTCACGACCAGACAACAATGTTATAATAACTGCTGTTGATCAAGGATCGCATATGGATCTGGAAATCAGGATAATTTTGccgctcttcaaaatagtgcttcTGGATCTTTTACAATCCACTGCCAAGATCAGATTGTGATATGATCTTTAAAATCAAAGTCTTGAGCAGACTTCAGTCTCGAAGCTTTGACTTCCAAGTGGGTCAGAACCACCAAAATGATTTCTCTGGAATGTTTCTCACTTCACATCCAGGCCCCCATGGCTACAATAGAAGAATGTGGGGTTTCAGGAAAAATGGAGTCTCCCAAATGATCAACCAACCAAAGCCTACCAGTGATCAGAATTATGATGAAGTGAAGCTTACATGAGGGTCAGTCTGGGTGGTGGCGAGTTGGTGAAGATCCAGCAAACTCTGGTTCACATTCTTCTCCAGATCCAGGGCAACCTGCATTGCCTGGAGACTGTTGCCCCACTCATCCCTCTCTGGtttctacaatgcagaaagacagGACAGTTATTTCAGGGTGCTTGCATCATATCATTTACACCCTCAGAATTAAAGACTTCAGGGACATAACATGCAGGATTACAGGACAGAATTCAAAACCCTCGTAAACAAAGATGCATTTCTGTTACAGCTCAGcccccacacagcaatgtgaagTGGTTCCATTCTGGGTAGAGAGATCCAGAAACTAAAACCCAAATCCTATCAATATGATTCAAGCCACGTCATTAAGCAACCATTCCTCCCTTCCCCAGTCCCAACCTTCACATCCTGGAGGAGGATGCGGCCTCCACGTTGATTCTGGAATTTCATCATCTTCTCTGCAAGTTCCTGCTTCTCCTGGGACTGATGTTTGAAGAACCGGGAGAAATTGTGGAGGGCAACATCATCCTGGTCAAAGAAGGACGTCTGAAAGGGAACAACCCAAATTCCATTAACCACACCATGGAACCCAATTCTAGCCTAAGGTTCAAACACCTCTTCCAGCTGCCTAATCACAGTACTATTCAATACACCCCCTCGGGCATATTGAATAGTCTATAACCCAATGTCTGTTACCAATTGTAAAGATTAGCCAGGTAGAACTGGAACAGCGGAAGAGCCAACACCAGCAGAATACTAAAGGAAGTGTTGTTTTGATCAATGAGTCTAATAAAAATCAGATTGTGCTtaaacagagtagtggtggaagggagcgtctcaaaatggagaaggtgactagtggtgttccacatggatccGTGCTcgtaccactgttgtttgtgatctacaaaaatgacctggaggaaggtataggtggcctgattagcaagtttgcagatgatactaagattggtggagttgcagatagcgaggaggactgtcagagaatacaacaaaatatagatagattggagagttgggcagaaaaatggcagatggagttcaatccaggcaaatgcaaggtgatgcattttggaagatcaaattcaagagtggactatatggtcaatggaagggtcctggggaaaattgatgtacagagatctgagagttcaggtccattgtaccctgaaggtgccaAAGCAGGTTGAAAGAGTggtcatgcttgccttcatcggacagggtattgagtacaagagtcgacaggtcatgttacagttgtataggactttggttaggccacatttggaataccgcgtgcagttctggtcgccacattaccagaaggatgtggatgctttggagagggtgcagaggaggttcaccaggatgttgcctggtatggagggtgctagctatgaagaaaggttgagtagattaggattgttttcgttggaaagacggaggacctgattgaggtatacaaaattatgagaggtatggacagggtggatagcaacaagctttttccaagagtgggggtgtcagttacaaggggtcacgatttcaaggtgagagggggaaagtttaagggagatgtgcgtggaaagttttttttaaaccagagggtggtgggtgcctgggacactttaccagcggaggtggtagaagcaggcacgctagcatcatttaagaggcatctagacaggtatatgaacgggcggcaacagagggaagtagaccttggaaaataggagacaagtttagataatggatctggatcggcgcaggctgggagggccaaagggcc from the Scyliorhinus canicula chromosome 23, sScyCan1.1, whole genome shotgun sequence genome contains:
- the LOC119956393 gene encoding ferritin, higher subunit-like, whose product is MDSQVSQNYHQDCEAAVNKQINLELTASYLYLSLTSFFDQDDVALHNFSRFFKHQSQEKQELAEKMMKFQNQRGGRILLQDVKKPERDEWGNSLQAMQVALDLEKNVNQSLLDLHQLATTQTDPHLCDFLETHYLDEQVKVIKRLADYITNLKRLGAPANGMGEYLFDKLSLEDSS